A genome region from Brienomyrus brachyistius isolate T26 chromosome 23, BBRACH_0.4, whole genome shotgun sequence includes the following:
- the txnipa gene encoding thioredoxin interacting protein a → MVAVGKKVKTFEIEFSDPSKSFYISGDKVAGRIVVEVSEVTRVSAVRVVGMGTAKVEYLKGKERCREEIPYLSYEEVLRLDDQPSDKDGSVILRPGNKYEYTFGFELPQQGQLVSSYTGKFGSVHYFVKALLDRPSQPALECRKLFEVEEPLDVNTPDLMSPSGGMREKKVTCMFIPDGQVSLNAKIDRKGFCEGEEICIDARFENTCSRIVIPKAAIIAKHTYQAKGRTKVFQQKLSSVRGNHIISGMCDAWQGKTIRVPKIKPSILGCKILRMEYFLLIYVSIPGSEKLVLELPLVIGSGSSSGFSSRTNSMSSQDGGSSTASNSWVSLRMPSAPPSYCELPRDCRLDTPLLDDYDGGDSPIFMNSHFQFPSSPPVYGEVEGEYNGNSRMLPVC, encoded by the exons ATGGTTGCAGTGGGAAAGAAGGTGAAGACTTTCGAGATCGAGTTCAGCGATCCGAGTAAATCTTTCTACATCAGCGGAGACAAGGTGGCCGGCCGGATTGTCGTGGAGGTATCCGAGGTGACCAGGGTGTCGGCCGTGAGGGTGGTCGGAATGGGAACCGCAAAAGTGGAGTACCTGAAAGGGAAGGAGCGCTGCCGAGAGGAGATCCCGTATCTGAGTTACGAAGAAGTCCTTCGGCTGGACGACCAGCCCTCTG ATAAAGACGGGTCAGTCATCCTCAGACCTGGCAACAAATATGAATACACGTTTGGATTTGAGCTTCCCCAGCAAGG GCAGCTGGTGTCTTCCTACACGGGAAAGTTTGGCTCCGTGCATTACTTTGTGAAAGCCTTGTTGGACCGGCCATCCCAACCTGCCTTGGAGTGCAGGAAACTGTTTGAGGTGGAGGAGCCTCTGGATGTCAACACCCCGGACTTGATG TCTCCCTCTGGTGGCATGCGTGAGAAGAAGGTCACCTGCATGTTCATCCCcgatggccaggtgtccctcaACGCCAAAATCGACCGGAAGGGCTTCTGTGAGGGCGAAGAGATCTGCATCGATGCTCGCTTTGAGAACACCTGCTCGCGCATCGTGATCCCCAAGGCGGCCATCATCGCCAAGCACACCTACCAGGCTAAGGGGCGCACCAAGGTCTTCCAGCAGAAGCTCTCCTCTGTGCGAGGGAACCACATCATCTCGGGCATGTGCGACGCCTGGCAGGGCAAGACCATACGTGTGCCCAAGATCAAACCTTCCATCTTGGGTTGCAAAATCCTTCGCATGGAGTACTTCCTCTTG ATCTACGTGAGCATCCCCGGCAGTGAGAAGTTGGTGCTGGAGCTGCCTCTGGTCATTGGAAGTGGCTCTTCCAGTGGCTTCAGCAGCCGCACCAACAGCATGAGCAGCCAAGACGGGGGCAGCAGCACTGCCTCCAACAGCTGGGTGTCTCTGCGCATGCCCTCAGCTCCGCCCAGCTACTGCGAGCTGCCCCGCGACTGCCGCCTGGACACCCCGCTGCTGGACGATTACGACGGCGGGGATAGCCCCATCTTCATGAACTCCCATTTCCAGTTCCCGTCATCCCCACCAGTGTACGGCGAG gtggaaGGGGAGTACAATGGTAACTCAAGGATGCTGCCCGTCTGCTGA